A single region of the Sphingobium sp. EP60837 genome encodes:
- the queA gene encoding tRNA preQ1(34) S-adenosylmethionine ribosyltransferase-isomerase QueA, translating into MRVDLFDFDLPPESIALRPASPRDSARLLLVSGDAPFEDHSVRDLPALLCAGDVLVFNDTKVIPAQLEGRRGEAKIGATLHKRLGLRQWQAFLRNAKRVRDGDQIDFGEGVTALAGPRDEDGGVTLSFEGEEPVELLLERAGRMPLPPYIASKRPTDARDRSDYQTMFAREDGAVAAPTAALHFTPELMAALNAAGVASETLTLHVGAGTFLPVKADDTDDHRMHAEWGRIDQAAAERLNAARQKGGRLIAVGTTSLRLLESACSEDGVIRPFADETRIFITPGYRFRAIDGLMTNFHLPRSTLFMLVSALMGRDRMQAAYAHAIATGYRFYSYGDSSLLIP; encoded by the coding sequence ATGCGCGTAGATCTATTTGACTTTGATCTTCCGCCGGAGAGCATCGCGCTCCGGCCCGCATCCCCTCGCGATTCCGCCCGGTTGCTGCTCGTTTCGGGCGACGCGCCGTTTGAGGATCATAGCGTTCGCGATCTCCCGGCTCTGCTGTGCGCAGGGGACGTTCTGGTCTTCAACGATACCAAGGTCATTCCCGCCCAGCTTGAGGGCAGGCGGGGCGAGGCCAAGATTGGCGCAACGCTCCACAAGCGCCTCGGCTTGCGCCAGTGGCAGGCCTTCTTGCGCAACGCCAAGCGTGTGCGGGACGGCGACCAGATCGACTTCGGCGAGGGCGTTACGGCGCTCGCCGGGCCGCGTGACGAGGATGGCGGCGTCACGCTTAGCTTCGAAGGCGAGGAGCCGGTGGAACTGCTCCTGGAAAGGGCAGGCCGCATGCCCTTGCCTCCCTATATCGCCAGCAAGCGGCCGACGGACGCGCGGGACCGCAGCGACTATCAGACCATGTTCGCCAGGGAAGACGGGGCCGTAGCGGCCCCCACGGCGGCGCTGCACTTCACTCCGGAGTTGATGGCTGCACTGAACGCGGCAGGCGTCGCTTCGGAAACACTGACGCTCCACGTCGGCGCGGGCACTTTCCTGCCGGTCAAGGCAGACGATACTGACGATCACCGCATGCATGCCGAGTGGGGACGCATCGACCAGGCGGCGGCGGAACGGTTGAATGCGGCCCGGCAGAAGGGCGGTCGCCTGATCGCGGTGGGCACAACCAGCCTGCGCCTATTGGAAAGCGCCTGTAGCGAGGATGGCGTCATTCGGCCCTTCGCGGACGAAACCCGTATCTTCATCACGCCCGGCTATCGCTTCCGCGCGATCGACGGACTCATGACCAACTTCCATCTGCCGCGTTCCACCCTGTTCATGCTTGTGAGCGCGTTGATGGGGCGTGATCGGATGCAAGCGGCCTATGCCCACGCCATCGCGACCGGCTATCGCTTCTATTCCTATGGCGACTCTTCGCTTCTAATCCCTTGA
- a CDS encoding LysR family transcriptional regulator: MIERYLLRYFLAVIDQGNFSRAAAHCHVSQPTLSTGIAKLEQMTGAALFMRNNQRVELTAAGTRLMNHARRIEREFNLAEQAVAKEPGGAPLRIGVLNSIAGDVIARAMVLTGLDTGIMVELLPGNERELLARLDSGRIDVALTLVRGDKSEAIIDDGYGVALSATHRLAGRDEIAAEELASDPMIVRRHCEALSATSRHFVACGVRPHFAFRSTNDERVMQMVAAGLGVTVMPMSYRWPGMARARLKDFELRRSIGLLYGARAENMSGEAAAIISAIAQALREAHAQGIRSEESP; encoded by the coding sequence ATGATCGAGCGCTATCTGCTTCGCTATTTTCTGGCCGTTATCGACCAGGGCAATTTCTCGCGCGCTGCCGCCCATTGCCATGTGTCGCAACCGACCTTGTCCACCGGCATTGCGAAGCTGGAGCAGATGACGGGCGCCGCCCTGTTCATGCGCAACAATCAGCGGGTGGAACTGACGGCGGCAGGCACGCGGCTGATGAACCATGCGCGGCGGATCGAGCGCGAGTTCAACCTCGCGGAACAAGCTGTAGCTAAGGAGCCGGGCGGCGCTCCGCTGCGCATCGGCGTTCTCAACAGCATAGCGGGGGATGTTATCGCGCGAGCGATGGTCCTGACGGGGCTGGATACGGGCATCATGGTCGAATTGCTGCCGGGCAATGAGCGGGAGCTGCTCGCGCGCCTCGACAGCGGACGGATTGATGTTGCGCTGACGCTGGTGCGGGGGGACAAGAGCGAAGCGATCATTGATGACGGCTATGGCGTCGCTCTGTCGGCTACGCATCGGCTGGCAGGCCGGGACGAGATCGCGGCGGAAGAACTGGCGTCGGATCCGATGATCGTGCGGAGACATTGCGAGGCGCTGTCCGCGACCAGCCGCCACTTCGTCGCATGCGGCGTACGGCCGCACTTCGCCTTCCGATCCACCAATGACGAACGAGTGATGCAGATGGTAGCGGCCGGTTTGGGCGTAACGGTGATGCCCATGTCCTATCGGTGGCCCGGCATGGCGCGCGCCAGGCTGAAGGATTTTGAGCTGCGGCGTAGCATCGGCCTTCTGTACGGGGCACGCGCCGAGAATATGAGCGGAGAGGCTGCGGCGATAATATCAGCTATCGCGCAGGCGCTGCGGGAGGCTCACGCTCAAGGGATTAGAAGCGAAGAGTCGCCATAG
- a CDS encoding acetyl/propionyl/methylcrotonyl-CoA carboxylase subunit alpha, with protein sequence MIGSLLIANRGEIACRIIRTARRLGIRTVAVYSDADAKALHVREADEAVHIGPSPPSESYLVGDRIIAAAQASGADAIHPGYGFLSENAAFAQAVIDARLIWVGPNPASIAAMGMKDAAKRLMADAGVPVTPGYLGDDQDPDRLKAEADAIGYPVLIKAVAGGGGKGMRRVDKAADFAEALRSCRREAQSAFGDDRVLIEKYVLSPRHIEVQLFGDSHGNIVHLFERDCSLQRRHQKVIEEAPARGMDPATREAICAAAVRAARAVAYVGAGTVEFIADASQGLRADRIWFMEMNTRLQVEHPVTEEITGVDLVEWQLRVASGEALPRKQEELAINGHAIEARLYAEDPANNFLPSTGKLEIFSLKAEDGDRVEQAVAQDDAVSPFYDPMIAKLICHAADRDEAINRLRALCASVETWPVKTNAGFLARLLNEDFRRGSADTGYIAQHIERLAAKPPLQKLGELAGMLAAPWLDLVPPALRGVRLNGPHQTRMALTVDGQTDSANLDMEGVPNEHAAHGRRLSDGRILVQQEGETYVLALADTRAAQGSAASDGVIRSPMPGRVTVVNVEKGALVAKGQKLVAVEAMKMEHGLTAPFDGVVAELATAEGQQVAEGALLLRIEPRGG encoded by the coding sequence GTGATCGGGTCGCTGCTCATCGCCAATCGCGGGGAGATCGCCTGCCGCATCATCCGTACCGCCCGGCGGCTGGGGATCAGGACGGTGGCAGTCTATTCCGACGCCGATGCCAAGGCGCTGCATGTGCGCGAAGCCGATGAGGCTGTTCATATCGGTCCTTCGCCGCCATCGGAATCCTACCTCGTAGGCGACCGGATCATCGCCGCCGCCCAGGCTTCGGGCGCAGACGCAATTCACCCGGGATACGGCTTCCTTTCGGAAAATGCGGCGTTCGCGCAGGCGGTCATCGATGCGAGGCTGATATGGGTCGGGCCGAACCCTGCCAGCATCGCCGCCATGGGGATGAAGGACGCGGCCAAGCGGCTGATGGCGGATGCCGGGGTGCCGGTAACGCCCGGCTATCTCGGCGATGATCAAGATCCCGACAGGTTGAAAGCTGAAGCCGACGCGATCGGCTATCCCGTGTTGATTAAGGCCGTGGCGGGCGGTGGCGGCAAGGGCATGCGGCGTGTGGACAAGGCCGCCGACTTCGCCGAGGCGCTGCGGTCCTGCCGCCGCGAGGCGCAGTCCGCCTTTGGAGACGACCGGGTGCTGATTGAGAAATATGTCCTGTCGCCCCGCCATATCGAAGTGCAGCTGTTCGGCGATAGCCATGGCAACATCGTCCATCTGTTCGAGCGCGATTGTTCGCTGCAACGCCGACACCAGAAAGTGATCGAAGAGGCGCCAGCGCGTGGCATGGATCCTGCTACGCGCGAAGCGATCTGCGCTGCGGCCGTCCGCGCTGCGCGGGCGGTGGCCTATGTCGGGGCGGGCACGGTCGAGTTCATCGCCGATGCGAGTCAGGGCCTCCGTGCGGACCGCATCTGGTTCATGGAGATGAACACGCGGCTGCAGGTCGAGCATCCGGTTACGGAAGAGATCACCGGCGTCGATCTGGTCGAATGGCAGTTGCGCGTGGCCAGCGGTGAGGCGTTGCCGCGGAAGCAGGAGGAGCTTGCAATCAATGGCCATGCGATAGAGGCGCGGCTTTATGCAGAGGATCCGGCCAATAATTTCCTCCCCAGTACCGGCAAGCTCGAGATTTTCTCGCTGAAGGCTGAGGACGGCGATCGGGTTGAGCAAGCAGTTGCGCAAGACGACGCCGTCAGCCCCTTTTACGACCCCATGATCGCAAAGCTGATCTGCCATGCCGCCGATCGGGATGAAGCCATCAACCGGCTGCGTGCGCTTTGCGCGTCGGTGGAGACATGGCCGGTCAAGACCAATGCCGGATTTCTTGCGCGCTTGCTGAATGAGGATTTCCGTCGTGGTTCAGCAGATACCGGCTACATCGCCCAGCATATTGAGCGGCTTGCGGCCAAGCCCCCGTTGCAAAAATTGGGTGAGCTGGCCGGGATGCTTGCCGCGCCGTGGCTCGATTTAGTCCCTCCAGCGTTGCGCGGCGTCAGGCTGAATGGCCCGCATCAGACCCGAATGGCACTGACTGTCGATGGCCAGACCGACAGCGCAAATCTCGATATGGAGGGCGTTCCGAATGAGCATGCTGCGCATGGCAGACGGCTGAGCGACGGCCGAATCCTGGTCCAGCAGGAGGGCGAAACTTATGTCTTAGCTTTGGCTGACACCCGTGCTGCTCAGGGCAGCGCTGCTTCCGACGGTGTTATCCGTTCGCCCATGCCCGGGCGGGTCACAGTCGTGAATGTCGAAAAGGGCGCGCTTGTCGCAAAGGGGCAGAAACTCGTCGCAGTGGAGGCCATGAAAATGGAGCATGGCCTGACCGCACCTTTTGACGGTGTCGTGGCCGAACTTGCCACCGCGGAAGGGCAGCAGGTGGCAGAGGGCGCCCTGCTGCTGCGGATAGAGCCGAGAGGTGGCTGA
- a CDS encoding isovaleryl-CoA dehydrogenase, with the protein MTDFDFALGDDADMIREATARFASNRIAPLASEIDAKDWFPRDLWPEMGALGLHGVTVDQEDGGLGLGYLEHVVAQEEVARASASIGLSYGAHSNLCINQIRRWASAEQKARYLPRLISGEHVGALAMSEAGAGSDVLSMKLRADRKGDRYALNGTKFWITNAPEADTLVVYARTDEGPRGVTAFLIEKGFKGFSIGQKIDKVGMRGSPTAELVFDDCEVPAENIMGSLNGGVAILMSGLDYERAVLSGIQLGIMQACLDVVLPYVRERQQFGKPIGAFQLMQAKVADMYVALNSARAYVYAVARACDRGKTTRFDAAGAILLASENAVKVALEAVQALGGAGYTKDWPVERFMRDAKLLDIGAGTNEIRRMLIGRELIGA; encoded by the coding sequence ATGACCGACTTCGATTTCGCGCTGGGCGACGATGCCGACATGATCCGGGAAGCAACGGCCCGTTTCGCGAGCAACCGCATCGCGCCGCTGGCCAGCGAGATTGATGCCAAGGATTGGTTTCCGCGCGACCTTTGGCCTGAAATGGGCGCTCTTGGACTGCATGGCGTCACGGTCGATCAGGAAGATGGCGGTCTCGGCCTCGGCTATCTGGAACATGTGGTCGCGCAGGAGGAAGTGGCGCGGGCATCCGCCTCCATAGGTCTTAGCTATGGCGCGCACTCCAACCTCTGCATCAATCAGATCCGGCGTTGGGCGTCCGCCGAACAAAAGGCCCGCTACCTGCCCCGGCTGATTTCCGGCGAGCATGTGGGCGCGCTTGCCATGTCCGAGGCCGGAGCAGGATCGGACGTCCTTTCCATGAAGCTGCGCGCCGACCGCAAGGGCGATCGTTATGCGCTGAATGGTACAAAATTCTGGATTACCAACGCGCCCGAGGCCGACACGCTGGTCGTCTATGCGCGCACGGACGAAGGGCCTCGCGGCGTCACGGCCTTCCTGATCGAGAAGGGGTTCAAGGGTTTCTCCATCGGGCAGAAGATCGACAAGGTCGGCATGCGCGGTTCACCCACTGCGGAACTGGTCTTCGATGACTGCGAAGTGCCCGCCGAAAATATCATGGGCTCGCTCAATGGCGGCGTAGCCATCCTTATGTCCGGCCTCGATTATGAGCGGGCTGTGCTGTCCGGCATCCAACTCGGCATCATGCAGGCATGCCTCGACGTCGTGCTTCCTTATGTCCGCGAGCGTCAGCAGTTTGGCAAGCCGATCGGCGCCTTTCAGTTGATGCAGGCCAAGGTTGCGGACATGTATGTCGCGCTGAATTCCGCGCGCGCCTATGTCTATGCCGTCGCCCGCGCTTGCGACCGGGGCAAGACGACCCGTTTCGACGCGGCGGGCGCGATATTGCTGGCCAGCGAAAATGCGGTGAAGGTGGCGTTGGAGGCCGTCCAGGCGCTAGGCGGCGCGGGCTATACGAAGGACTGGCCGGTCGAACGCTTCATGCGCGACGCCAAGCTGCTCGACATCGGGGCGGGAACCAATGAGATTCGCCGGATGCTGATCGGGCGCGAGTTGATCGGAGCATGA
- a CDS encoding polyprenyl synthetase family protein — protein sequence MEGVASGKALIAARAAAVAADVDHAFDLLLSVPADPRARLYEAMRHAAIGGGKRLRPLLVQAAGDLFNISRESVLRVGLAVECIHVYSLVHDDLPAMDDDDLRRGKPTIHKAFDEATAILAGDCLHDLAFEVLADEETHPDPFVRVELVKALALSSGPAGMAGGQMMDLVAENASFDLATVTRLQQLKTGALIGFCVDAAAIMARIPPEARVSLHGYARDIGLAFQIADDLLDVEGDADIAGKALGKDAAAGKETFVSLLGIERAREQARMLVDQAKAHLHGFGGEADLLRAIADYIVERDR from the coding sequence ATGGAGGGCGTCGCCTCCGGCAAGGCGCTGATAGCTGCCCGCGCGGCTGCGGTTGCCGCCGATGTGGATCATGCCTTCGATCTGCTGCTGTCCGTCCCTGCCGATCCGCGCGCGCGCCTTTATGAGGCGATGCGCCATGCCGCGATAGGCGGTGGCAAACGACTGCGGCCGTTGCTCGTCCAGGCGGCTGGCGACCTGTTCAATATCTCCCGCGAATCCGTGCTGCGAGTTGGGCTCGCGGTGGAATGCATCCATGTCTATTCGCTGGTGCACGACGATCTGCCTGCAATGGATGATGACGATCTGCGCCGTGGCAAGCCGACGATCCACAAGGCGTTTGACGAGGCGACCGCCATCCTTGCTGGCGACTGTTTGCACGACCTCGCCTTCGAAGTGCTGGCTGACGAGGAAACGCACCCCGATCCCTTCGTCCGGGTTGAGTTGGTGAAGGCGCTTGCCCTGTCAAGCGGCCCGGCTGGCATGGCGGGCGGGCAGATGATGGATCTGGTGGCGGAAAATGCGAGTTTCGACCTTGCCACGGTCACACGGCTTCAACAGCTCAAGACTGGGGCCCTCATCGGCTTTTGCGTCGATGCCGCCGCCATCATGGCGCGCATCCCGCCCGAGGCGCGTGTCAGTCTGCACGGCTATGCGCGCGACATCGGCCTGGCTTTTCAGATCGCGGACGATTTGCTCGATGTGGAAGGTGATGCCGACATCGCGGGCAAGGCGCTGGGCAAGGATGCGGCGGCGGGCAAGGAAACCTTCGTCTCTCTGCTTGGTATCGAACGCGCGCGCGAGCAGGCGCGGATGCTTGTCGACCAGGCCAAGGCGCATCTTCATGGGTTCGGCGGGGAGGCCGATCTGCTGCGGGCGATCGCAGACTATATCGTGGAAAGGGACCGGTAA
- a CDS encoding DMT family protein, which produces MPTILLLVISNLFMTVAWYWHLKGGMEKPILLVILISWGIAFVEYCFAVPANRVGFASGWSAGQLKIAQEAIALIVFGGFMVTVLGEPLHWRHLAAFLCIMAAVGFLFIGRT; this is translated from the coding sequence ATGCCCACCATTCTGCTCCTCGTCATTTCCAACCTGTTCATGACCGTTGCCTGGTATTGGCACCTGAAGGGCGGGATGGAAAAACCCATCCTGTTGGTCATCCTCATCAGCTGGGGCATCGCCTTCGTCGAATATTGCTTTGCCGTACCCGCCAATCGCGTCGGCTTTGCCAGCGGCTGGAGCGCAGGACAGCTGAAGATCGCGCAAGAGGCGATTGCCTTGATCGTTTTCGGAGGCTTCATGGTGACGGTGCTGGGAGAACCACTCCACTGGCGCCATCTCGCCGCCTTCCTCTGCATCATGGCCGCGGTCGGGTTCCTGTTCATCGGCCGCACCTGA
- the coaD gene encoding pantetheine-phosphate adenylyltransferase, translating into MSRQRVGVYPGTFDPITLGHMDIIRRGAKLVDKLVIGVTTNIAKSPMFSDEERLEMVRRECADIDADIVVTGFNSLLMDFAESQGAKVVIRGIRGVTDFEYEYQLTGMNRQINHRVETAFLMADVSLQPIASRLVKEIALYGGPIDKFVSPRVRDEVVARVALIGQKGG; encoded by the coding sequence ATGAGCAGGCAGAGGGTGGGGGTCTATCCCGGCACGTTCGACCCGATCACTTTGGGGCACATGGACATCATCCGCCGCGGCGCGAAGTTGGTCGATAAGCTGGTGATCGGGGTCACCACCAACATCGCTAAGTCGCCCATGTTCTCTGACGAGGAACGGCTGGAGATGGTTCGCCGCGAATGTGCCGATATCGACGCGGATATCGTCGTGACCGGCTTTAACTCGCTTCTGATGGACTTTGCCGAATCGCAGGGCGCCAAGGTCGTAATCCGCGGCATCCGGGGCGTCACCGACTTTGAATATGAATATCAGCTCACCGGCATGAATCGGCAAATCAATCATCGGGTAGAAACCGCGTTCCTGATGGCCGACGTTTCGCTGCAGCCGATCGCCTCGCGCCTGGTGAAGGAAATCGCCCTTTATGGCGGGCCGATCGACAAGTTCGTCAGCCCCCGCGTGCGGGATGAGGTGGTTGCCCGGGTCGCATTGATCGGCCAGAAGGGCGGCTAG
- a CDS encoding peptidylprolyl isomerase, whose translation MRFSSAFKTVAITVALYASGGVALAQGGGGGKAEEMKKEEAAARAEQNAKTLGQDPATKLPPATVPVDPQNVWDLDLSSGGRVRIQLRPDIAPNHVERIKQLTRQGFYNGLKFHRVIPGFMAQGGDPKGDGTGGSTLPDLQAEFNPMPHLRGTVSMARAQDENSANSQFFIVLLPRMQLDKKYTVFGRVIEGMQYVDAITPGEPPANPSTILQASIESDGKAPVTALPPPPPPSIVAPAPAPKKTVGKKK comes from the coding sequence ATGCGCTTCAGTTCGGCGTTCAAGACCGTGGCGATCACTGTCGCTCTCTATGCGTCCGGCGGCGTGGCGCTTGCCCAGGGCGGCGGTGGCGGCAAGGCCGAAGAGATGAAGAAGGAAGAGGCTGCCGCCCGCGCCGAACAGAATGCAAAAACATTGGGGCAGGACCCGGCGACTAAGCTGCCGCCTGCGACCGTGCCGGTCGATCCGCAGAATGTGTGGGACCTTGATCTGTCGAGCGGTGGCCGCGTGCGTATTCAGTTGCGCCCGGACATCGCGCCCAACCATGTCGAACGCATCAAGCAACTGACGCGGCAGGGCTTTTACAACGGTCTGAAATTCCATCGCGTGATCCCTGGCTTCATGGCGCAGGGCGGTGATCCGAAGGGTGATGGCACTGGCGGTTCCACGCTCCCTGATCTGCAGGCTGAATTCAATCCCATGCCGCATCTGCGCGGCACTGTTTCGATGGCGCGCGCTCAGGATGAAAACAGCGCGAACAGCCAATTCTTCATCGTCTTGCTGCCCCGCATGCAGCTGGACAAAAAATATACGGTTTTCGGCCGCGTGATCGAAGGCATGCAATATGTCGATGCGATCACGCCGGGTGAGCCGCCCGCCAATCCATCGACGATCCTGCAGGCGTCGATTGAAAGTGACGGCAAGGCACCCGTGACGGCGCTGCCTCCCCCACCTCCGCCTTCGATCGTAGCGCCTGCCCCTGCGCCCAAGAAGACGGTGGGGAAGAAGAAGTAA
- a CDS encoding DUF2171 domain-containing protein — protein sequence MGYQGGRRYGDYDRIRGDWDRGTDRYRGQRDWRDDRSYRYGTRGQFGGPEARRAPEAYDPEERGFFDRAGDEIRSWFGDEEAERRREYDEYYNRPYGDPRDESSRIGFASASRSNQYLPNRGYAPFTGERSGFGSEDHGNRIRSYGPTHDYGAHHDANYYAWRQERINELDRDYAEYQREHRDRFNSEFGSWRSRRTEQRQAVQQVHDHMEVVGSDGEHIGTVDRLSGDRIILTKTDQDAGGVHHSVPSSWIKSVDEQRVTLEKTADEAHAAWRTESEQNALFGQGRESGGWGSGNESAANRSRDYNRDR from the coding sequence ATGGGCTATCAAGGTGGACGTCGTTACGGAGACTATGACAGGATCCGGGGCGATTGGGATCGCGGGACGGATCGCTATCGCGGGCAGCGCGACTGGCGGGACGACCGCAGCTATCGCTACGGGACGCGTGGTCAATTCGGCGGGCCGGAGGCGCGGCGCGCGCCAGAAGCCTATGATCCGGAGGAACGCGGCTTCTTCGATAGAGCGGGAGATGAAATCCGCAGCTGGTTCGGTGATGAGGAAGCCGAGCGCAGGCGCGAATATGACGAATATTATAACCGTCCCTATGGCGACCCGCGCGATGAGAGCAGCCGGATCGGCTTCGCGTCGGCATCACGCAGCAACCAATATCTCCCGAACCGGGGCTATGCCCCCTTCACCGGCGAACGCAGCGGCTTTGGCAGCGAAGACCATGGCAACCGCATCCGCTCTTATGGGCCGACCCATGATTATGGGGCGCATCATGACGCCAACTATTATGCGTGGCGCCAGGAGCGGATTAATGAACTGGATCGGGACTATGCCGAATATCAACGCGAGCATCGCGATCGGTTCAACAGCGAGTTCGGCAGCTGGCGCAGTCGTCGCACCGAACAGCGCCAGGCGGTGCAGCAGGTGCACGACCATATGGAAGTCGTCGGCAGCGACGGTGAGCATATCGGAACGGTCGATCGCCTGAGCGGCGACCGCATCATCCTTACGAAAACCGACCAGGATGCTGGCGGCGTTCATCATTCCGTGCCGTCTTCGTGGATCAAATCGGTCGATGAACAGCGGGTGACGCTGGAAAAGACCGCTGACGAAGCCCATGCCGCCTGGCGGACCGAAAGCGAGCAAAATGCCTTGTTCGGCCAGGGACGCGAAAGCGGCGGATGGGGTTCCGGCAATGAGTCCGCAGCCAACAGGTCGCGGGATTATAATCGCGATCGGTGA
- a CDS encoding exodeoxyribonuclease VII small subunit: protein MAEDSKTEQGDLSQLSFEDALRALESIVRRLESGDVPLDESISLYAQGEELRKRCLERLQAAEARIQKLTIDPAGAVTGAQPFGAD from the coding sequence ATGGCCGAGGACAGCAAGACTGAGCAGGGCGATTTGTCCCAATTGTCGTTTGAGGATGCGCTGCGCGCACTCGAGTCGATCGTTCGCAGGCTGGAAAGCGGCGATGTTCCGCTCGATGAATCCATCTCGCTCTATGCGCAGGGTGAGGAATTGCGGAAGCGCTGTCTTGAACGGCTGCAGGCGGCGGAGGCCCGCATTCAGAAGCTGACGATCGATCCCGCCGGCGCTGTGACTGGCGCACAGCCGTTCGGCGCCGATTGA
- a CDS encoding carboxyl transferase domain-containing protein: protein MSAPVIDSQLSIESDSFRANDAHNRALVSELRDRVAHAALGGSQAARDRHMARGKLLPRDRVERLLDPGSPFLELGQLAANGLYHDEVPGAGLITGIGRVSGRQAMIVCNDATVKGGTYYPLTVKKHLRAQEVALENRLPCIYLVDSGGANLPNQAEVFPDREHFGRIFYNQAQMSARGIAQIACVMGSCTAGGAYVPAMSDETVIVRDQGTIFLAGPPLVQAATGEVISAEDLGGAEVHGRRSGVVDHVAESDAHALTIVRDILSTLAPAAGSGVNLREPKPPKYDAGQLYGVIPQDVRAPYDVREVIARIVDGSEFHEFKALYGATLVCGFAHIWGMPVAILANNGVLFSESALKGAHFIELACQRRIPLLFLQNISGFMVGGKYEAEGIAKHGAKLVTAVATASVPKITLLIGGSFGAGNYGMCGRAYGPRFLFSWPNSRISVMGGEQAASVLATVHRDAAKWTAEEAEAFKAPIRRKYEDEGNPYYATARLWDDGVIDLAQTRDVLGLAFAAALNAPVEEAPRFGLFRM from the coding sequence GTGAGCGCACCCGTTATCGACAGCCAGCTATCGATCGAAAGCGACAGCTTCCGCGCCAATGATGCGCATAACCGCGCGCTGGTTTCTGAACTGCGCGACCGGGTCGCCCACGCAGCGCTCGGCGGATCGCAGGCGGCGCGAGACAGGCACATGGCACGCGGCAAACTGCTGCCAAGGGATCGGGTAGAAAGGCTGCTGGACCCCGGCAGCCCGTTTCTGGAACTGGGGCAACTGGCCGCCAATGGCCTTTATCATGACGAAGTGCCCGGCGCCGGGTTGATCACAGGCATAGGCCGCGTATCCGGCAGGCAGGCGATGATCGTCTGCAATGACGCCACCGTGAAGGGCGGGACCTATTACCCGCTCACCGTGAAAAAGCATTTACGGGCGCAGGAGGTCGCGCTCGAAAACCGTTTGCCCTGCATCTATCTGGTGGACAGCGGCGGTGCGAACCTGCCCAATCAGGCGGAGGTCTTCCCCGACCGCGAGCATTTCGGCCGCATTTTCTACAACCAGGCGCAAATGTCGGCGCGCGGGATCGCCCAGATCGCCTGCGTCATGGGCAGTTGCACCGCAGGCGGCGCCTATGTTCCGGCCATGTCGGACGAAACCGTGATCGTGCGCGATCAGGGAACGATCTTCCTCGCTGGCCCGCCGCTGGTGCAAGCTGCGACAGGGGAGGTGATCAGCGCCGAGGATCTGGGCGGCGCGGAGGTGCATGGCCGCCGCTCCGGCGTGGTGGATCATGTCGCCGAAAGCGATGCGCACGCGCTCACCATCGTACGCGATATTCTCTCGACGCTTGCGCCCGCCGCAGGAAGCGGCGTCAACCTGCGCGAGCCCAAGCCGCCCAAATATGATGCCGGGCAGCTCTATGGCGTCATCCCGCAGGATGTGCGCGCGCCCTATGATGTGCGGGAAGTCATTGCCCGCATCGTGGATGGTAGCGAATTTCATGAATTCAAGGCGCTTTATGGCGCCACCCTGGTCTGCGGCTTCGCCCATATCTGGGGCATGCCGGTGGCCATCCTCGCGAATAATGGCGTGCTGTTCAGCGAAAGCGCACTGAAGGGGGCTCATTTCATCGAACTAGCCTGCCAACGCCGCATTCCGCTGCTGTTCCTGCAGAATATCTCCGGCTTCATGGTCGGCGGCAAATATGAAGCGGAAGGGATCGCCAAGCATGGCGCAAAGCTGGTCACCGCCGTTGCGACCGCCAGTGTCCCCAAGATCACGCTGCTGATCGGCGGCAGTTTCGGAGCGGGCAATTACGGCATGTGCGGCCGCGCCTATGGCCCCCGTTTCCTGTTCAGCTGGCCCAACAGCCGCATATCGGTGATGGGCGGGGAGCAGGCGGCGAGCGTGCTGGCGACCGTTCACCGGGACGCCGCGAAATGGACGGCGGAAGAGGCCGAGGCGTTCAAGGCGCCGATCCGCCGAAAATATGAGGATGAAGGCAACCCCTATTATGCCACCGCACGATTATGGGACGACGGCGTGATCGATCTGGCACAAACACGCGATGTGCTGGGGCTGGCCTTCGCCGCCGCTCTCAATGCGCCGGTTGAGGAGGCGCCCCGCTTCGGGCTGTTCCGCATGTGA